A genome region from Nitrospira sp. includes the following:
- the asnS gene encoding asparagine--tRNA ligase produces the protein MPVMYIDEAAAHAGQEVTIRGWLRSRRDKGKLHFLIVRDGTGDIQAVVSKATVGDEQFARSAELTQESSLVLTGTLRQDARAPGGYELDVLRLEVFQIAEPFPIQPKEHGTGFLMEHRHLWLRSSRQHAVLRVRHEIIRACRNFFDERGFTLVDAPIFTPNACEGTTTLFQTQYFDETAYLTQSGQLYSEATAAAFGKVYCFGPTFRAEKSKTRRHLMEFWMIEPEVAFAQLSDMMDLAEQFLSHIVAAVLATRRAELLVLERDLAKLERVTAPFPRITYEEAIDILQRKGTPAKPGDDFGADDETVLSNEFDRPVIVHRYPAALKAFYMETDQERPDLALCMDVLAPEGYGEIIGGGQRIHAHEKLLARIQDHHLPVEAFQWYLDLRRYGSVPHAGFGMGIERAVAWICGLEHVRETIPFPRMLYRLYP, from the coding sequence ATGCCTGTAATGTATATCGATGAAGCGGCCGCCCATGCCGGGCAAGAAGTGACGATTCGAGGTTGGCTCAGAAGTCGTCGTGACAAGGGCAAGCTCCATTTCCTGATTGTGCGGGATGGCACCGGGGACATTCAGGCGGTTGTGAGCAAGGCGACGGTGGGTGACGAACAGTTTGCTCGATCGGCAGAGCTTACGCAGGAGTCCAGTCTCGTGCTTACCGGCACGTTACGGCAGGATGCGCGTGCGCCGGGCGGGTATGAGCTTGACGTACTGCGGCTTGAAGTCTTCCAGATCGCAGAGCCCTTTCCCATTCAACCGAAAGAGCACGGTACCGGGTTCTTGATGGAGCATCGCCATCTCTGGTTGCGCTCCAGCCGGCAGCATGCCGTGCTTCGCGTACGCCATGAAATTATTCGGGCCTGCCGAAACTTTTTCGACGAGCGCGGATTTACGCTGGTCGACGCGCCGATTTTCACGCCGAATGCCTGTGAGGGGACGACGACGTTGTTCCAGACGCAATATTTCGATGAGACGGCCTATTTGACCCAGAGTGGACAATTATATAGTGAGGCCACCGCTGCGGCATTTGGGAAAGTGTATTGCTTCGGTCCAACATTCCGCGCGGAAAAGTCCAAGACGCGCCGGCATTTGATGGAATTCTGGATGATCGAGCCGGAGGTGGCCTTCGCGCAATTGTCAGATATGATGGATCTGGCTGAGCAGTTCTTGTCCCATATTGTGGCGGCGGTACTGGCGACCCGTCGCGCCGAGCTTCTCGTGCTCGAACGGGATCTCGCGAAGCTGGAGCGTGTGACGGCGCCGTTTCCTCGCATCACCTATGAGGAGGCTATCGACATACTGCAACGGAAAGGAACTCCCGCGAAGCCTGGCGACGATTTTGGCGCTGATGATGAGACTGTTCTGTCCAATGAATTCGATCGGCCGGTGATTGTGCATCGATATCCTGCAGCGCTGAAGGCCTTTTATATGGAGACGGACCAGGAACGGCCTGATCTGGCGCTCTGCATGGATGTGCTCGCTCCGGAAGGGTATGGAGAAATTATCGGCGGTGGCCAGCGCATTCATGCTCACGAAAAACTGTTGGCGCGCATTCAGGATCATCATCTTCCGGTCGAAGCCTTTCAGTGGTATCTCGACCTTCGCCGGTACGGTTCGGTTCCGCACGCCGGGTTCGGGATGGGTATTGAGCGGGCCGTGGCCTGGATTTGTGGTCTTGAGCATGTGCGAGAGACCATTCCCTTTCCTCGAATGTTGTATCGCCTCTATCCGTAG
- the rsmH gene encoding 16S rRNA (cytosine(1402)-N(4))-methyltransferase RsmH — protein MEIGSARDSHEPVLVEEILFWLHCKPGGVYVDGTLGYAGLAARLLDRTAPDGILVGIDRDATALAESQVRLREVAHRVHFRHGNFCDLKALVVESGVTRVDGVIFDLGVSSPQLDRAERGFSFREDGPLDMRMDQREGRTAADLVRDLPETELADLIYQLGEERYSRRIARAIVQARMQDVIGTTWQLAAVVERAVPASYRHGRIHCATRTFQALRIAVNRELDVLEPALRDAVDILAPGGRVCAVSFHSLEDRIVKHTFRALANGPEAAVRVLTKKPVIASESERCRNPRSRSAKLRVVERIAKESLQ, from the coding sequence ATGGAAATAGGTTCTGCTCGCGATTCCCATGAGCCGGTGTTAGTCGAAGAGATCTTGTTCTGGTTGCACTGTAAACCAGGTGGTGTTTACGTGGACGGCACTCTTGGATATGCAGGGCTTGCTGCTCGCCTCCTCGATCGCACCGCTCCAGATGGCATACTCGTGGGGATTGATCGCGATGCTACGGCACTCGCGGAGTCACAAGTGCGTCTGCGGGAGGTCGCGCACCGGGTGCATTTCAGGCACGGAAATTTCTGCGATCTCAAGGCGCTGGTTGTTGAGAGTGGAGTCACTCGGGTGGATGGCGTGATTTTCGATCTGGGCGTGTCCTCGCCTCAGCTTGATCGCGCGGAGCGCGGATTCAGTTTCCGGGAAGATGGCCCGTTGGATATGCGCATGGATCAGCGCGAGGGGCGCACGGCGGCGGATCTGGTTCGTGATTTGCCGGAGACCGAGTTGGCCGATTTGATTTACCAGCTTGGTGAGGAGCGGTACTCGCGCAGGATTGCCCGTGCGATTGTGCAGGCGCGGATGCAGGACGTGATCGGGACGACCTGGCAATTGGCGGCCGTGGTGGAACGTGCCGTGCCGGCATCGTATCGGCATGGACGGATTCATTGTGCGACGCGCACCTTTCAGGCGCTGAGGATCGCCGTGAATCGTGAGCTGGATGTGTTGGAGCCGGCGCTCCGGGATGCGGTCGATATTCTCGCCCCCGGCGGTCGGGTGTGTGCCGTCTCGTTTCATTCACTGGAAGACAGAATCGTGAAGCATACGTTCCGGGCGCTGGCGAACGGCCCCGAAGCGGCGGTGAGGGTGCTGACAAAAAAACCGGTCATCGCCTCGGAAAGCGAGCGATGCCGAAACCCGCGGTCACGAAGCGCGAAGTTGCGAGTCGTGGAGCGGATCGCTAAGGAGTCTCTACAATGA
- a CDS encoding cell division protein FtsL — MKAVAFAAVTSLVLLFVWERVDIVRIGYHIERLKTQKVLLERERDELRVKLSGLTAPERIARLASDKLGMMQPEKGQVVVVNIEPEAPANPVAAEGEVRIAKNIVTRRAR; from the coding sequence ATGAAAGCCGTCGCGTTTGCCGCCGTCACGTCGCTGGTGTTGCTTTTTGTGTGGGAGCGGGTGGACATCGTTCGCATCGGCTACCACATCGAACGGCTGAAGACGCAGAAGGTGCTCCTTGAGCGTGAGCGTGATGAATTGCGTGTGAAGCTCTCGGGGCTTACGGCTCCTGAGCGAATTGCGCGCCTCGCCAGCGACAAGTTGGGGATGATGCAGCCGGAGAAGGGTCAGGTCGTTGTCGTTAACATCGAGCCGGAAGCGCCGGCGAATCCGGTGGCAGCAGAGGGTGAGGTGCGGATCGCTAAGAATATCGTGACGCGGAGAGCGCGATAG
- a CDS encoding penicillin-binding protein 2, translating into MPFRSRRIVVACGLVVAFLCVVVRLVNLQVMQSAELTVKADRQHQKNVILEGARGTIYDRNSKVLAMNMEVPSVFGVPASLGNPGATARNLSPILHVKATELEKKLKQEKHFVWLARKLEPEQGRRLERLALDGVGVVMEGRRFYPKGPLLSHVLGFAGMDDRGLEGVELRYESYLRGEKRSVVLQRDALGRAVFPKGLNEEGAAAGHSLTLTVDEVIQYIAEKELDEAVSRSNAKSGTIIVMEPKTGAVLAMAVSPRFDPNTVGALAPDRWRNRALTDTYEPGSTMKAVIAAAALEEKVMTPGSMIYGENGQFSIANTVIHDHEKTGWMTFAQMIQKSSNIGAAKVGMALGEWRVFDYLKDFGFGDKTGVDLPGETVGLLRGPRQWGKRSLASISMGQEVGVTPLQMVTAVSAIANGGVLMKPYVVSEVRNAKGQLVAQTMPQAKRRVISSDTARTMTTLLEGVVTSGTGGKAAIPGFRVAGKTGTAQKVDPRTGAYSSTLLVGSFLGYVPAEDPRLAMIVVIDEPRGEGWGGVVAAPVFRRVGEQVLNYLGVAVDEPVKLAMAGLES; encoded by the coding sequence ATGCCTTTTCGCAGTCGCCGTATTGTGGTGGCCTGCGGGCTGGTGGTTGCCTTTCTTTGTGTCGTGGTCCGCCTCGTGAATCTCCAGGTGATGCAGTCGGCGGAATTGACCGTGAAGGCCGATCGTCAACACCAGAAAAACGTGATTCTGGAGGGCGCGCGGGGAACGATCTACGATCGCAACAGCAAGGTGCTGGCCATGAATATGGAGGTGCCGTCCGTATTTGGAGTTCCGGCGTCCCTTGGGAATCCAGGCGCGACAGCGCGCAATCTCTCGCCGATCTTGCACGTGAAGGCGACGGAACTTGAAAAGAAGCTGAAGCAGGAAAAGCATTTCGTATGGCTGGCACGCAAGCTGGAGCCTGAACAGGGACGACGGCTTGAGCGACTCGCGCTGGATGGCGTCGGGGTGGTGATGGAGGGGCGTCGCTTCTATCCCAAGGGGCCGCTGTTATCGCATGTGCTGGGCTTTGCCGGCATGGATGATCGCGGGCTGGAAGGCGTGGAGCTGCGCTACGAATCTTATCTGCGTGGTGAAAAGCGGTCGGTGGTGTTGCAGCGTGATGCGTTGGGGCGCGCCGTATTTCCGAAAGGGCTCAATGAGGAAGGTGCGGCAGCCGGGCACAGTCTGACCCTCACTGTCGACGAAGTGATCCAGTACATTGCTGAAAAAGAGCTGGATGAGGCGGTGAGTCGATCGAATGCCAAGTCGGGCACGATCATTGTCATGGAGCCGAAAACCGGGGCGGTGTTGGCCATGGCCGTCAGTCCACGATTCGACCCCAACACGGTCGGTGCGCTGGCTCCCGACAGATGGCGTAACCGCGCCTTGACGGATACGTATGAGCCCGGGTCCACCATGAAGGCCGTGATTGCAGCGGCCGCGCTCGAAGAGAAGGTGATGACGCCCGGGAGCATGATCTATGGAGAGAACGGGCAATTCTCCATCGCCAACACGGTCATTCACGATCACGAAAAAACGGGCTGGATGACGTTTGCACAGATGATCCAGAAGTCGAGCAATATCGGCGCGGCAAAGGTCGGTATGGCCTTAGGTGAGTGGCGAGTATTTGATTATCTCAAGGATTTCGGGTTCGGTGATAAGACCGGCGTTGATTTGCCGGGAGAAACGGTGGGTTTGCTTCGGGGGCCGCGCCAATGGGGAAAACGCTCGCTGGCGTCGATTTCGATGGGCCAAGAGGTCGGCGTGACACCCCTACAGATGGTCACAGCTGTGTCGGCCATCGCGAACGGCGGCGTCTTGATGAAGCCTTACGTGGTCTCGGAAGTCCGGAACGCCAAGGGACAATTGGTGGCGCAAACCATGCCGCAGGCGAAGCGGCGGGTTATTTCTTCCGATACGGCGAGGACGATGACGACCTTGCTGGAGGGCGTGGTCACGAGCGGCACCGGAGGGAAAGCGGCTATTCCAGGCTTTCGGGTGGCCGGTAAGACCGGAACGGCTCAAAAGGTTGACCCCCGCACCGGTGCCTATTCCTCCACGTTGCTGGTCGGGTCGTTTCTTGGCTATGTGCCGGCGGAAGATCCGCGGTTGGCGATGATCGTCGTGATCGACGAACCCCGTGGCGAGGGCTGGGGTGGTGTCGTTGCGGCGCCGGTATTCCGTCGTGTCGGGGAGCAAGTGCTCAACTATTTGGGTGTGGCGGTAGATGAGCCGGTTAAGCTGGCGATGGCCGGACTTGAATCCTGA
- a CDS encoding UDP-N-acetylmuramoyl-L-alanyl-D-glutamate--2,6-diaminopimelate ligase, protein MSRLSWRWPDLNPDMTLDELISPIHGRLGVLERTGDQRVTITDLTDDSRKVGPGSLFVAVPGERVDGHQYLDSVVAAGAAAVVVQRSGEAGSIPCVRVEDSRAALGILGSRFYGDPSSSLRMVGVTGTNGKTTTTYVVKTMLEAAQRQVGLIGTVAYLVGKESIPASHTTPGALELQKLFARMREARLDTVVMEVSSHALALGRTAGSEFDVAVFTNLTQDHLDFHLDMERYFQAKLKLFVELGKAGAVKQRKRAIINVDDPWGGRIRAACTVPVWTYGLHREADIYAEGVRLSPAGTSFTLRSPAGSCPIKSRLIGEHNVSNLLAATGVVLHEGLTLDQVRSAVETVTNVPGRFELVDAGQDFSVVVDYAHTEDALVRLLTAAQALRTGRIITVFGCGGDRDRTKRPKMGRAAVQYSDVVILTSDNPRTEDPAVILREVEVGVKEALADRGHVRYRMVADRREAIEAAIREAKSGDMVLIAGKGHEDYQIVGTTKHHFDDREVARDTIGALRSGA, encoded by the coding sequence ATGAGCCGGTTAAGCTGGCGATGGCCGGACTTGAATCCTGATATGACACTCGATGAATTGATCAGCCCGATACATGGGCGCCTCGGAGTGCTGGAACGGACTGGAGACCAGCGGGTGACCATTACCGACCTGACCGACGATTCCAGGAAGGTGGGGCCCGGGTCGCTCTTCGTGGCTGTGCCGGGAGAGCGTGTCGATGGCCATCAGTATCTAGATTCTGTTGTTGCGGCAGGGGCGGCGGCCGTCGTGGTGCAGCGAAGCGGAGAAGCGGGTTCGATTCCTTGCGTCCGCGTGGAGGACTCACGCGCAGCGCTCGGAATTCTCGGTAGCCGATTTTATGGCGATCCGTCTTCTTCGTTGCGGATGGTCGGCGTCACGGGGACTAATGGGAAAACCACGACAACCTATGTCGTGAAAACCATGCTGGAAGCCGCGCAGCGGCAGGTCGGCCTCATCGGAACGGTCGCGTATCTCGTCGGGAAGGAGTCGATTCCCGCCTCGCATACGACGCCGGGTGCGTTGGAGTTACAGAAATTATTTGCACGAATGCGCGAGGCGAGGTTGGATACGGTGGTGATGGAGGTCTCGTCGCATGCCTTGGCCTTGGGTCGGACTGCCGGATCTGAGTTCGATGTCGCGGTCTTTACGAACCTCACGCAGGATCACCTGGATTTCCATCTCGACATGGAGCGCTATTTTCAAGCGAAGCTGAAACTCTTTGTCGAGTTAGGGAAGGCGGGCGCGGTGAAGCAGCGGAAGCGGGCCATCATCAACGTGGATGATCCATGGGGTGGGCGGATTCGTGCGGCTTGCACCGTTCCGGTGTGGACCTATGGCCTGCACCGGGAGGCCGACATCTATGCTGAAGGTGTGAGGCTCTCGCCGGCCGGCACCAGTTTCACCTTGCGCAGTCCCGCCGGGAGCTGTCCGATCAAGAGCCGTCTGATCGGAGAGCATAATGTGTCGAACCTCTTGGCTGCGACCGGCGTGGTGTTGCATGAAGGCTTGACGCTCGATCAAGTTCGATCGGCCGTTGAGACGGTCACGAACGTGCCGGGGCGGTTCGAACTGGTCGACGCCGGCCAGGACTTTTCCGTGGTGGTGGACTATGCCCATACTGAAGACGCACTGGTTCGTTTGTTGACCGCGGCCCAGGCGCTACGCACGGGGCGGATCATCACGGTCTTCGGGTGCGGCGGGGACCGGGATCGGACCAAGCGCCCGAAGATGGGGCGGGCTGCCGTACAGTATAGTGATGTGGTGATACTGACCTCGGACAACCCGCGTACCGAAGATCCTGCGGTGATCTTGCGCGAGGTCGAGGTCGGGGTCAAAGAGGCGCTGGCGGATCGAGGTCATGTTCGGTATCGCATGGTTGCAGATCGCCGGGAGGCCATCGAGGCAGCCATTCGTGAGGCGAAGTCGGGGGATATGGTGTTGATCGCGGGGAAGGGGCACGAAGATTATCAGATCGTGGGAACCACGAAACATCACTTCGATGATCGGGAAGTCGCGCGCGACACGATCGGCGCACTCCGATCCGGAGCCTGA
- the murF gene encoding UDP-N-acetylmuramoyl-tripeptide--D-alanyl-D-alanine ligase encodes MREHGNRGVMALFTVEEICEVLSARPPAGVTSQDLKQRIRRVVTDSRLVRKGDLFIAFQGERFDAHAFVPKALSQGAVCAIVQEDYHLPPAPKRAGVPMLLGVRDTLEAYQRLATHYRNRFPIPVIAITGSNGKTTTKEMVAQVVAQRWKTLKTEGNLNNRIGVPQTLFQLATRHQAAVIEMGVDQQGQTTRLCEIARPTIGVITNIGPDHLEFFGSMEGSAQAKAELLDHLPQDGTVVLNADDEYFDYLAARAQCRVVAFGVSPKAAIRADNIRVDEKGGTVFGLIVPGKSRQTEIRIRTQGQHNVSNALAAAAVGYALGLSGAAIAEGLAKFRPAAMRSQISLSHGVQVINDCYNANPASMKAAVQLLAELGRGKRSIAALGDMLELGTDSKRMHREVGAFLAAQGIGHLLACGVLGRELAEGARQAGMASDHITELPDAAAAAVALARMVRQGDVVLVKASRGMRMEQVVDAVTGMRRVARKAC; translated from the coding sequence ATGCGGGAGCATGGGAATCGCGGCGTGATGGCGCTCTTTACGGTAGAAGAAATCTGTGAAGTCTTGAGTGCCAGGCCGCCGGCCGGTGTCACGTCCCAGGACCTGAAACAACGAATTCGTCGTGTGGTGACCGATTCGCGGCTGGTGCGAAAAGGTGATCTCTTTATCGCTTTTCAGGGCGAGCGATTTGACGCGCATGCGTTCGTGCCGAAGGCGCTGTCTCAGGGGGCGGTCTGCGCCATCGTGCAAGAGGACTATCACTTGCCGCCAGCGCCGAAACGTGCCGGCGTGCCCATGCTGCTTGGAGTGCGAGATACGCTCGAGGCCTATCAACGGTTGGCCACGCACTATCGAAACCGGTTTCCCATTCCGGTGATCGCCATCACCGGGAGCAACGGCAAGACGACGACGAAGGAAATGGTTGCCCAGGTGGTCGCACAGCGCTGGAAAACGCTGAAGACCGAGGGAAATCTGAATAATCGCATCGGAGTTCCGCAGACGCTGTTTCAGTTGGCGACCCGTCATCAGGCTGCGGTCATTGAAATGGGTGTGGATCAGCAGGGGCAGACCACCCGGCTGTGCGAAATCGCGAGACCGACCATCGGCGTGATTACCAACATCGGCCCGGATCATTTGGAGTTTTTCGGCAGCATGGAAGGGTCCGCGCAGGCCAAAGCCGAGTTGCTCGACCATTTGCCGCAAGACGGGACCGTGGTCTTAAACGCCGACGATGAATATTTTGATTATCTTGCGGCCCGTGCGCAGTGCCGGGTCGTGGCATTCGGGGTCTCTCCCAAAGCCGCTATTCGTGCGGACAATATTCGGGTCGATGAAAAAGGCGGAACGGTGTTTGGCCTGATAGTGCCGGGGAAAAGTCGTCAGACTGAAATTCGGATCCGGACGCAGGGACAACACAATGTGAGCAATGCCCTCGCGGCAGCTGCGGTCGGGTACGCGTTGGGGTTATCGGGGGCGGCCATCGCCGAAGGGCTGGCGAAGTTTCGTCCGGCTGCGATGCGATCGCAGATCAGCCTCTCCCACGGAGTGCAGGTGATCAACGATTGCTACAACGCGAATCCAGCCTCGATGAAAGCGGCCGTTCAACTGCTGGCGGAGCTGGGCCGTGGAAAACGGTCGATCGCGGCGTTGGGCGATATGCTGGAATTAGGCACGGACAGCAAGCGGATGCACCGGGAAGTCGGGGCGTTTCTGGCTGCGCAAGGGATCGGGCATCTGCTCGCCTGCGGTGTATTGGGACGAGAGTTGGCCGAAGGAGCCCGGCAGGCCGGGATGGCGTCCGATCACATCACCGAATTGCCCGATGCAGCGGCGGCAGCCGTGGCCCTCGCTCGAATGGTCCGGCAGGGCGACGTGGTGCTGGTCAAGGCCTCTCGGGGGATGCGCATGGAACAGGTCGTGGATGCCGTGACGGGAATGCGACGGGTCGCGCGAAAGGCTTGCTAG
- the mraY gene encoding phospho-N-acetylmuramoyl-pentapeptide-transferase, which translates to MLYNWLYPLHTQFSFLNVFRYQSFRIIYAAVTAFLIAFVMAPWVIRKLQEIKLGQQIRDDGPKRHMAKSGTPTMGGILIIFAVVLSTLLWADMTNRYVWLVVMATVGFGAIGFVDDYLKFIKRQSKGLSAAQKFTCQILVALTIGVFLYTLPSYTTKLSVPFFKFFTPDLGWFYIVFVILVIVGSSNAVNLTDGLDGLAIGPVMIASLAYTIVAYVTGNRVMAEYLLIPYIEGAGEIAIFTGAILGSSLGFLWFNTYPASVFMGDVGSLPLGAALGTVAVISKHELLLLLVGGVFVIEALSVILQVGSYKLRGKRIFNMAPIHHHFEMKGWDEPKVVVRLWIIAILLALLSLSTLKLR; encoded by the coding sequence ATGTTATACAACTGGCTCTACCCCCTTCATACACAGTTTTCATTCCTGAACGTCTTTCGGTACCAAAGCTTCCGGATTATCTATGCGGCGGTCACGGCGTTTTTGATCGCGTTTGTGATGGCCCCCTGGGTCATCCGCAAATTGCAGGAGATCAAGCTCGGCCAGCAAATTCGCGACGACGGACCGAAGCGGCACATGGCCAAAAGCGGCACGCCGACGATGGGCGGGATTCTCATTATCTTTGCGGTGGTGTTGTCCACGTTGTTGTGGGCCGACATGACCAACCGGTATGTGTGGCTAGTGGTGATGGCGACGGTGGGCTTCGGTGCGATCGGCTTCGTGGACGACTATCTCAAGTTCATCAAGCGCCAATCAAAGGGCCTCTCGGCAGCACAAAAATTCACCTGCCAGATTCTGGTCGCGCTGACGATCGGCGTCTTTCTCTACACGCTGCCCAGCTACACGACGAAACTCAGTGTCCCGTTCTTCAAATTTTTCACGCCCGACCTTGGCTGGTTCTACATCGTGTTCGTCATTCTTGTCATTGTCGGCAGCTCCAACGCCGTCAATTTGACGGATGGCCTCGATGGCTTGGCGATCGGTCCGGTCATGATTGCCTCGCTGGCATATACGATCGTGGCCTATGTGACCGGAAACCGTGTGATGGCCGAATATTTGCTTATCCCCTACATTGAAGGTGCGGGAGAAATCGCCATTTTTACCGGGGCCATCCTGGGATCCAGTCTGGGCTTCTTGTGGTTCAACACCTATCCGGCCTCAGTCTTCATGGGCGATGTGGGATCACTCCCGCTGGGGGCGGCACTCGGTACCGTGGCCGTGATCAGCAAACACGAGCTGCTGCTCCTCCTGGTCGGCGGCGTCTTCGTTATCGAAGCGTTGTCGGTCATCCTGCAGGTGGGATCCTATAAACTCCGGGGAAAACGTATCTTCAATATGGCGCCCATTCATCATCATTTTGAGATGAAGGGGTGGGATGAGCCGAAGGTAGTGGTGCGTCTGTGGATCATTGCTATTTTGCTGGCGCTGCTCAGCTTGAGCACGCTCAAATTACGGTAG
- the murD gene encoding UDP-N-acetylmuramoyl-L-alanine--D-glutamate ligase codes for MDVKDLQVTVVGLARSGVGAARLLNHLGARVTLADRKESQELAAILSQVDQSSIAVKVGAQYESALEGADLVVISPGVPTHLDALNRVRARGVRVIGELELASRYLTAPVVAVTGTNGKSTTVTLIGKFLQESGKRAFVGGNLGIAASEAALACVQAKTGPDAPYEYVVLEVSSFQLETIEQFHPWIAAILNVTLDHMDRYASVDDYVAAKSNIFANQTAGDYSLFNLDDARVAALRGRTKGTVLGFSRSGATVSGVAGATVLDGDLIVTTVRGRREEICRRSDMRLIGLHNVENVMAAVTYGLLCGCPIEAIRAVLRSFPGLEHALEVVRERRGVRFVNDSKGTNVDAVLKALEGIEQPIWLIAGGRDKGGDFSRLERAIRERVKGLILIGEAAGRIQTAMGDFDRCRPAATLRDAVELAAREAQPGEVVLLSPACASFDMFADYQDRGRQFKALVQGLPA; via the coding sequence GTGGACGTGAAAGATCTCCAGGTGACGGTCGTTGGATTGGCCCGAAGCGGAGTGGGGGCGGCGCGCTTGTTGAACCATCTCGGGGCTCGGGTGACCCTGGCCGACCGGAAGGAGTCGCAGGAACTTGCCGCCATTCTGTCGCAGGTAGACCAGTCGAGCATCGCCGTGAAGGTGGGGGCGCAGTACGAGTCCGCGCTCGAAGGGGCCGATCTCGTCGTGATCAGCCCGGGTGTGCCGACTCATCTCGATGCGCTCAATCGTGTGCGCGCCCGCGGGGTTCGGGTCATCGGCGAATTGGAACTGGCGTCCCGCTATTTAACGGCGCCGGTGGTAGCCGTGACCGGCACTAACGGGAAGAGCACGACGGTGACGTTGATCGGCAAGTTTTTACAGGAGAGCGGGAAACGCGCGTTTGTCGGAGGCAATCTAGGAATTGCGGCGAGTGAGGCGGCCTTGGCCTGTGTCCAAGCGAAGACGGGACCGGATGCGCCCTATGAGTATGTGGTGTTGGAAGTCTCCAGCTTCCAGCTCGAGACGATTGAACAGTTCCACCCCTGGATCGCGGCGATTCTGAATGTGACCTTGGATCATATGGACCGCTATGCCTCGGTGGATGACTACGTGGCGGCCAAATCCAACATCTTCGCCAATCAGACGGCCGGGGACTATTCGCTGTTCAATCTGGATGATGCGCGGGTGGCTGCGCTTCGCGGGCGTACCAAAGGCACCGTCCTGGGATTCAGCCGGAGCGGCGCGACGGTATCGGGCGTGGCGGGAGCCACGGTGCTTGACGGCGACTTGATCGTGACGACGGTGCGAGGACGGCGGGAGGAAATCTGTCGCCGGAGCGACATGCGGCTCATCGGGCTTCACAATGTGGAAAATGTGATGGCCGCGGTGACCTATGGTCTGCTCTGCGGTTGTCCGATCGAGGCCATTCGCGCCGTGCTGCGATCCTTCCCTGGGTTAGAACATGCCCTGGAGGTGGTGCGCGAGCGTCGAGGCGTTCGCTTCGTGAACGACTCCAAGGGGACCAATGTCGATGCGGTGTTGAAAGCGCTCGAAGGCATTGAGCAGCCGATCTGGCTGATTGCCGGTGGACGCGACAAGGGCGGGGACTTTTCACGCCTCGAACGCGCGATCCGGGAACGGGTGAAAGGGCTGATTTTGATCGGGGAGGCCGCCGGCCGAATCCAAACGGCAATGGGTGATTTTGACCGATGTCGTCCTGCAGCGACCCTCCGCGACGCCGTGGAGCTTGCTGCTCGCGAGGCGCAGCCCGGTGAGGTGGTCTTACTCTCGCCGGCCTGCGCCAGTTTCGACATGTTTGCGGATTATCAAGACCGGGGCCGGCAGTTCAAGGCGCTGGTCCAAGGGTTGCCGGCTTGA